A genomic window from Euwallacea fornicatus isolate EFF26 chromosome 30, ASM4011564v1, whole genome shotgun sequence includes:
- the LOC136347953 gene encoding serine/threonine-protein phosphatase PP1-beta-like, with protein MAHPKLDIDAIIKKLTGPEVRDVKKTKMINLPEGDIKNLCQKAHQIFMSQPMLLELEAPIKVGGDIHGQYNDLLKLFQFGGFPPDSNYLFLGDYVDRGKQSLETMCLLLAYKIKYPENFFLLRGNHEAAQVCKLYGFFDECKRRYNTKLFKTFTDVFNVLPVAAIIDDKIFCCHGGLSPDLLHIGQIRTIPRPIDVPAQGLLCDLLWSDPSKQFGWTENDRGVSFSFGPDVVNKFLQKHDFDLICRGHQVVEDGYEFFAQRKLITIFSAPNYCGTFDNAGALMSINEELLCSFQILTPRKRK; from the exons ATGGCTCACCCTAAACTTGACATTGACGCAATTATCAAGAAACTTACTGGACCTGAAG TACGAGATGTaaagaaaactaaaatgatCAATTTACCAGAAGGAGATATTAAGAATTTATGCCAAAAGGCACATCAAATATTCATGAGTCAACCCATGCTTTTAGAACTGGAAGCACCCATTAAAGTCGGTG GAGATATCCATGGTCAATACAACGACCTGCTCAAACTCTTTCAGTTTGGTGGGTTCCCTCCAGACTcaaattatttgtttcttGGAGATTATGTCGATAGGGGAAAGCAATCTCTCGAAACCATGTGTCTCCTGTTAGCTTATAAGATTAAATATCCAGAAAATTTCTTCTTGTTAAGAGGAAATCACGAAGCAGCTCAGGTTTGTAAATTATATGGATTTTTCGACGAATGTAAACGAAGATACAACACGAAGTTGTTCAAAACCTTTACGGATGTTTTTAACGTTCTACCAGTAGCAGCTATCATTGATGATAAGATCTTTTGCTGCCATGGTGGCTTGAGTCCTGATCTTTTACACATagggcaaatcagaactattCCTAGGCCTATTGATGTTCCAGCTCAAG GCTTACTTTGTGACCTTTTATGGTCAGATCCAAGCAAACAATTCGGCTGGACAGAAAATGATAGAGGAGTGTCATTTTCTTTTGGTCCAGATGTGGTCAATAAATTCTTGCAAAAGCACGATTTTGACTTAATTTGTAGAGGTCACCAG GTGGTAGAGGATGGTTACGAATTCTTTGCAcaaagaaaattgataacgATATTTTCGGCGCCTAATTATTGTGGCACTTTCGACAATGCTGGAGCTTTGATGTCCATCAACGAAGAGCTTTTGTGCTCATTTCAG ATTCTGACTCcaaggaaaagaaaatga
- the LOC136347949 gene encoding RIB43A-like with coiled-coils protein 2, translating to MLKFQLMTEKDRREAAYIERRRIQEEERKKRLFNPKLRLIGIDTEALNSQVDQRKRLNLEEKRIDRIFEEQSKKADQIAVALDHKEKEERKKLQKEVDDFRKNFQKPEDRREFDLNDPHYLKKQLPCRLNDEDPRLGLSSAQKFEGEDLVSDQRQKLQKEQFRTWLDQQLLEKEQAENERKMAEHAYKAAVIAQDQRALELDNLEKVCRKKLDEAATRYNLALAEEKYKINSNKKRQTAEDNCAEIYNALTSDLLTENPEVSQSNIGPWKKIASLYKGMSDDEKVQIRQEQLLQVQELMKKKEYEKRMNREFEDFLDGIHKSIHLMDLENQQKEREKRRKIAEENMRLAEEQRSRNNFLNRVVYANKATEEYFEQFNKTAR from the exons ATGTTAAAATTCCAACTTATGACTGAAAAAGACCGCCGAGAGGCTGCTTATATCGAAAGGCGAAGAATTCAAGAGGAAGAACGGAAGAAACGACTGTTTAACCCGAAACTGCGGCTAATAGGG ATTGACACGGAAGCCTTGAACTCCCAAGTTGACCAGCGAAAAAGGTtaaatttggaagaaaaacgTATTGACCGAATTTTCGAAGAACAGTCAAAGAAAGCTGATCAAATAGCTGTAGCATTAGACCATAAGGAAAAAGAG GAacggaaaaaattgcaaaaagaagtcGACGACTTCAGAAAAAACTTCCAAAAGCCTGAAGACCGAAGAGAGTTCGACCTAAATGATCCTCACTACTTGAAGAAGCAGCTGCCTTGCAGGTTGAATGATGAGGATCCCAGATTGGGTTTATCATCAGCCCAAAA ATTTGAAGGCGAAGACCTAGTGAGCGACCAAAGACAAAAACTGCAGAAGGAACAGTTCAGAACTTGGTTGGATCAGCAATTGTTGGAGAAAGAACAGGCCGAAAATGAGAGGAAAATGGCCGAACATGCTTACAAAG CAGCAGTAATAGCTCAGGATCAAAGAGCATTGGAACTGGACAATTTAGAGAAAGTCTGCAGAAAGAAACTAGATGAAGCAGCAACAAGATATAACTTAGCTTTg GCggaagaaaaatacaaaatcaaCTCTAACAAAAAGCGACAAACTGCTGAAGATAACTGTGCAGAAATTTACAATGCCCTGACAAGCGATCTTCTAACAGAAAACCCTGAAGTAAGTCAAAGTAATATAGGTCCATGGAAGAAAATTGCTTCCCTCTACAAAGGGATGAGTGATGACGAGAAGGTGCAAATTAGACAGGAACAGTTGCTTCAAGTACAAGAGCTTATG aaaaaGAAGGAGTATGAAAAAAGGATGAACAGGGAGTTTGAGGACTTTCTGGATGGCATTCATAAGAGCATACACTTAATGGATTTGGAGAATCAGCAGAAAGAAAG gGAGAAGAGACGAAAAATTGCAGAAGAAAACATGAGATTGGCAGAAGAGCAAAGATCTCGCAACAACTTCCTGAACAGGGTCGTATATGCCAATAAGGCCACTGAGGAATACTTTGAACAGTTTAACAAAACTGCCAGATGA
- the Gycalpha99B gene encoding head-specific guanylate cyclase, whose product MACSFPRSRTDKTGAKSHLKRALTTRQGSVQIALEEEEEVKNTLNLKHLSSAILVLTNPPNEIVQEAVKSLTQKEDKYDCLNKLPHDVSSCKHYAYLEDIYDILRWDKETDETDEFFDKLGQELINTCCSNPLERAFKCLGGDLKEFLTTLDGVHDVLKYQQNTNDGDHPETEAAFVCNAVDDFNLHLDFTTERPPVAYLLAGSLKALAKKLYSTEVEITMTQNFDDKRHFRYHIHKLHLSLGNGTLHREGSRKFSGEIDSLPVGIQTFCRAFPWHFVIDRKLELVQLGSGFMRLFGRLLRTNGTSVSSYFEFNRPRSLTLSFKEIVKRANTPFVLALKQHPDDPFFRANNLELKGQMVHCPESDSLLFIGSPFIDGLEGLTGSGLFISDIPLHDATRDVILVGEQARAQDGLRRRMDKLKSSIEEGNRAVDKEREKNVSLLHLIFPPDIAKRLWLGETIEAKTHEDVTMLFSDIVGFTSICSTATPMMVINMLQNLYNRFDIYCGQIDVYKVETIGDAYCVAGGLHKDTRTHAQQIAWMAMRMIETCSFHQTHDGQPIRMRIGLHTGSVLAGVVGVKMPRYCMFGHNVTIANKFESGSEPLKINISPTTYERLLLTAGFSFEARDRSCLPKDFPPSIPGTCHFLSGYKHSNVDDSAALADHIEAGLKDIGLTIDSAQ is encoded by the exons atggcTTGCTCATTCCCTCGTTCCAGGACTGACAAAACTGGAGCAAAATCCCATCTGAAGAGAGCTTTAACCACCAGGCAAGGCTCTGTGCAAATAGCCTTGGAAGAAGAGGAGGAAGTGAAGAACACCCTCAATTTAAAACATCTTAGTTCAGCAATACTAGTTTTAACCAATCCTCCG AACGAGATTGTCCAGGAAGCTGTGAAATCTCTGACTCAAAAGGAGGATAAATACGACTGCTT AAATAAACTGCCCCACGACGTTTCCAGCTGCAAGCATTATGCTTATCTCGAGGACATCTATGATATCCTAAGATGGGATAAAG AAACAGACGAAACAGACGAGTTTTTCGATAAACTAGGCCAGGAGTTGATAAACACTTGCTGTTCAAATCCATTGGAGCGTGCTTTCAAATGCCTCGGGGGGGATCTGAAGGAGTTTTTGACCACCCTCGATGGGGTCCATGACGTGCTTAAATACCAGCAAAATACTAACGATG GGGACCATCCTGAAACCGAAGCTGCCTTCGTATGCAATGCTGTGGATGATTTCAATCTCCATTTGGATTTTACTACCGAAAGACCGCCCGTGGCGTATCTTTTAGCCGGAAGTTTGAAAGCTTTAGCCAAGAAATTGTATTCCACTGAGGTGGAAATTACGATGACGCAAAACTTCGACGATAAAAGACATTTTAG GTATCACATTCACAAGTTACACTTAAGCTTAGGAAATGGAACCCTTCACAGGGAGGGATCGAGGAAGTTCTCTGGGGAAATTGACAGCCTCCCTGTGGGGATCCAAACCTTTTGTAGGGCGTTTCCTTGGCACTTCGTTATAG ATAGAAAACTAGAACTGGTCCAGTTGGGAAGTGGCTTTATGCGACTTTTCGGCCGTCTTCTGAGAACGAACGGCACTTCTGTCTCCTCTTATTTCGAATTTAACCGACCAAGAAGCTTAACACTCTCCTTTAAGGAAATTGTGAAAAGGGCAAATACGCCCTTCGTGTTGGCCCTCAAGCAACATCCGGACGATCCGTTCTTTCGAGCGAat AATCTGGAACTTAAAGGGCAAATGGTGCATTGTCCCGAGTCCGATTCTCTCCTATTTATCGGTTCGCCTTTCATCGACGGTTTGGAGGGATTGACTGGAAGTGGCCTGTTTATTTCCGACATCCCTTTACACGATGCAACAAGGGATGTAATCTTGGTTGGCGAACAAGCAAGGGCACAG GACGGCTTGCGAAGACGAATGGACAAACTTAAAAGCTCCATAGAAGAGGGAAATCGTGCAGTTGATAAAGAGAGGGAGAAAAACGTCAGCTTACTACACCTCATTTTTCCACCTGACATAGCAAAACGTCTGTGGCTAG GGGAGACGATAGAGGCCAAGACCCATGAGGATGTGACAATGCTTTTCAGCGACATCGTGGGATTCACGTCGATTTGTTCAACGGCGACCCCAATGATGGTGATAAATATGCTCCAAAATCTCTACAATCGCTTCGATATCTACTGCGGACAGATTGATGTATATAAA GTTGAAACCATTGGGGATGCATATTGCGTAGCTGGAGGGCTGCATAAGGATACCAGAACTCACGCCCAACAGATTGCCTGGATGGCAATGAGGATGATTGAAACTTGCTCGTTTCACCAAACCCATGATGGGCAGCCGATTCGA ATGAGGATTGGTCTTCATACTGGATCGGTATTAGCGGGGGTTGTAGGGGTGAAAATGCCCAGATACTGCATGTTCGGTCACAATGTCACCATTGCCAATAAATTCGAGTCCGGGAGTGAACCGTTGAAGATCAATATTAGCCCTACCACCTACGA GAGGCTCCTCCTCACTGCCGGATTTTCCTTTGAGGCCAGAGACCGCTCTTGTCTCCCCAAAGACTTTCCTCCAAGTATTCCTGGAACATGCCATTTCCTCAGTGGATATAAACACTCAAATGTGGATGACTCGGCTGCTTTAGCTGACCACATTGAAGCAGGGTTGAAGGATATTGGCTTGACCATCGACAGCGCTCAGTAG